In Scomber japonicus isolate fScoJap1 chromosome 19, fScoJap1.pri, whole genome shotgun sequence, a single genomic region encodes these proteins:
- the car15 gene encoding LOW QUALITY PROTEIN: carbonic anhydrase 15 (The sequence of the model RefSeq protein was modified relative to this genomic sequence to represent the inferred CDS: inserted 1 base in 1 codon), with protein sequence MGLVTSHWASLLAGGRGGXSEAVPASMSLLIRKRPLDWSGVVMLRYPIMILAAVLLVIVVSYVDSDDYCYNEPHCDPYAWGDTFPSCHPLLEEHHSPINLDHQITRNESLGSLHLEGFDVIQTGHWTLRNDGHSVVLQVGNGMSVSGGGLPDVYHTIQLHFHWGGPATNGSEHTMDRRRYPMEMHVVNMKSIHPNMSAALDDPTGLAVLGFFIDVVYADNVQFGHISQKLSSVAYKGQTAKVKPFPLMSLLPKHNMSQYYRYYGSLTTPPCSPVVVWTLYEVPVYISWSQLAQFTSQIFSTEEDAEQVTPLQNNFRHIHPTFSRVVSGSKEAKLLRGMASCPLRSAVTVHLLQIILLAGFISGQ encoded by the exons ATGGGTCTTGTTACTAGTCATTGGGCATCTCTGCtggcaggagggagggggg gaagTGAAGCTGTCCCTGCATCAATGAGCCTGTTGATCAGAAAAAGACCACTAGACTG GTCTGGAGTCGTCATGCTGCGGTATCCCATCATGATTTTGGCTGCTGTTCTCCTGGTGATCGTTGTTTCGTACGTTGATTCAG ATGATTACTGTTATAATGAACCACACTGTG ATCCTTATGCTTGGGGAGACACGTTCCCGTCATGTCACCCCTTACTTGAAGAGCACCACTCCCCTATCAATCTGGACCACCAGATAACCAGAAATGAGTCTCTGGGGTCTTTACATCTGGAGGGCTTTGACGTGATCCAAACAGGCCACTGGACGCTAAGGAATGACGGACACTCTG TCGTGCTGCAGGTTGGCAACGGCATGTCAGTGAGTGGTGGAGGCCTCCCAGATGTGTACCACACAATCCAGCTGCACTTCCACTGGGGGGGCCCGGCTACTAATGGCTCAGAGCACACGATGGACAGACGCAGATACCCAATGGAG ATGCATGTTGTCAACATGAAGTCCATCCACCCGAATATGTCAGCGGCCTTGGATGATCCAACTGGCCTTGCTGTTCTTGGATTCTTCATTGAT gTTGTTTATGCAGACAATGTGCAATTTGGACACATATCACAAAAACTGTCCTCTGTTGCTTACAAAG GCCAAACTGCTAAAGTGAAACCATTTCCCCTGATGAGCCTTCTGCCGAAGCACAACATGAGTCAGTATTATCGTTATTACGGGAGCCTCACCACTCCTCCTTGTTCTCCGGTGGTTGTTTGGACCCTGTATGAAGTCCCCGTCTATATCTCATGGTCTCAG CTGGCTCAGTTCACCTCACAGATCTTCTCCACAGAGGAGGACGCAGAGCAGGTCACACCTCTGCAGAACAACTTCAGACACATCCACCCCACCTTCAGTCGTGTTGTCTCTGGATCCAAAGAGGCCAAACTTCTCAGAGGGATGGCGAGTTGTCCCCTCAGGTCAGCTGTGACAGTACATCTGCTTCAAATCATTTTGTTGGCAGGCTTTATCTCTGGACAGTAG